One stretch of Sander vitreus isolate 19-12246 chromosome 16, sanVit1, whole genome shotgun sequence DNA includes these proteins:
- the pum3 gene encoding pumilio homolog 3, translating to MGRACVSEIMEAKSKKPFSPKGGKKFTQKGKDSIGTKLGGKPGGKPGGKKPFKSYNNAERKGRPEKGGDGGKRGQKFAFSKDGEGPQKRKMPFKGKNTEEEGGGPAAKKMKKGEFKPKTELTEEELKKNRQQRKKDLKNSRQQAERKDMFQIICQCKRVWGDLRRKKCENDLKQKLMKELHDLIRGKIKQMAFAHDSVRVLQCFIQFGSHEQRQELFEELKDDIIELCKSQYGKHVVKKMLMYGNKELVAAVMQTFKGHVRPMLRHAAASSIIEYAYNDKAVLAQRLMLTEGLYGNTFTVCKSTVCNTIEKVAEANPDKLKNIIDEMKQILTPMAQKEQVIKHSLVHKVFLDFFMFAPDKPRTEMIEAIREAVVYMAHTHDGARVAMHCLWHGTAKDRKVIIKTMKTYMVKFATGEFGHLVLLAMFDCVDDTKLVKQAVLSEILSSLDEVIGNKYGKKALLYLLSPRDPAHLLPEIIKVLEQGDGNAHSKKDMALRRKELLEVVSPPLLEHLRDNAAAMVMDKASSVTVSDILASACGDLRPAMTAVAQLANQELVPGGTNGQLHMAEHPAGHLVLKWLMEQDMTLAEAGKEERFSRILVDTVGTDKLKSWVKVNRGAMVLCSLLNSCDKSVAAEVKAALESIKSELSSISNTNKGAEILLENLNK from the exons ATGGGAAGAGCGTGTGTATCTGAAAT AATGGAGGCTAAATCCAAAAAACCCTTTTCCCCTAAAGGTGGAAAGAAGTTTACACAGAAAGGAAAAG ATTCCATAGGGACCAAACTCGGTGGGAAACCAGGCGGTAAGCCAGGTGGGAAAAAGCCCTTCAAATCGTACAACAACGCAGAGAGGAAGGGCAGACCGGAGAAGGGCGGGGATGGCGGCAAGCGAGGACAAAAGTTTGCTTTCTCCAAAGACGGGGAGGGCCCGCAGAAGAGAAAAATGCCATTTAAAGGGAAAAATACAGAAGAAGAGGGTGGAG GTCCGGCGGCtaagaaaatgaagaaaggCGAGTTCAAGCCAAAGACGGAGCTGACGgaggaggagctgaagaagaaCAGGCAGCAGAGGAAGAAGGATCTGAAGAACAGCAGACAGCAGGCGGAGAGGAAGGACATGTTTCAGATCATCTGTCAGTGCAAACGTGTGTGGGGAGACCTCAGGAg GAAGAAATGCGAAAACGACTTGAAGCAGAAACTGATGAAGGAGCTTCATGATCTGATTCGCGGGAAGATCAAACAG ATGGCGTTTGCTCACGACTCGGTGCGCGTGCTGCAGTGTTTCATCCAGTTCGGCAGCCACGAGCAGAGACAGGAACTGTTCGAGGAGCTCAAAG ATGACATCATCGAGTTGTGTAAGTCGCAGTACGGCAAACACGTGGTGAAAAAAATGCTGATGTACGG GAACAAGGAGCTGGTGGCGGCGGTGATGCAAACGTTTAAAGGCCACGTGCGGCCGATGCTTCGCCACGCCGCCGCCTCGTCCATCATCGAGTACGCATACAACGACAAAGCTGTGCTCGCACAGAGACTCATGCTCACTGAGGGGCTGTACGGGAACACCTTCACTGTCTgcaag TCGACAGTGTGCAACACCATCGAAAAAGTTGCTGAGGCGAACCCGGACAAGCTGAAAAACATCATCGACGAGATGAAGCAGATTCTCACCCCCATGGCCCAGAA AGAACAAGTGATCAAACACTCTCTGGTCCACAAAGTCTTCCTGGACTTCTTCATGTTTGCGCCGGACAAACCGAGAACG GAGATGATCGAGGCCATCAGAGAGGCGGTTGTCTACATGGCTCACACACACGACGGAGCCCGAGTGGCGATGCACTGTCTGTGGCACGGGACGGCCAAG GACAGAAAGGTCATCATCAAAACCATGAAGACCTACATGGTGAAGTTTGCCACG GGAGAGTTTGGTCACCTGGTTCTTCTGGCCATGTTCGACTGTGTGGACGACACCAAGCTGGTCAAACAGGCCGTGCTCTCG GAGATCCTGTCGTCTCTGGACGAGGTCATCGGTAATAAGTATGGTAAGAAGGCGCTGCTGTACCTGCTGAGCCCCAGAGACCCCGCTCACCTGCTGCCCGAGATCATCAAGGTGCTGGAGCAAGGAGACGGGAACGCACACAG TAAAAAGGACATGGCACTTCGGAGGAAGGAGCTGCTGGAAGTGGTCTCCCCCCCACTGCTGGAGCATCTCCGTGACAACGCTGCCGCCATGGTGATGGACAAGGCGTCCAGCGTCACCGTTAGTGACATCCTGGCATCGGCCTGTGGGGACCTGCGGCCCGCCATGACGGCCGTGGCTCAGCTGGCCAACCAGGAGTTGGTGCCAGGAGGGACCAACGGACag CTTCACATGGCGGAGCATCCAGCAGGACACCTGGTGCTGAAATGGCTCATGGAGCAGGACATGACACTGGCAGAGGCCGGCAAGGAAG AGCGGTTCAGCAGAATACTGGTGGACACTGTGGGAACAGACAAACTGAAGAGCTGGGTCAAAGTCAACAGAGGAGCCATGGTGCTCTGcag